In the Trueperaceae bacterium genome, GGGATATCCCTGAAACAAGTGGCCCCGGCGACCTCACGTCCAGGAGTTGGGGGGAGTGTTCCACGTACACCGGTTGTCGGTCCCTATGGTCACCATGAGTCAGCGCGTTAGCTATTGCCTCCCTCACCGCAGCCACTGGGTAGTCTTGAATCTGCAACTGCTGACCATTTGGAAGACTAACCGGGGTCGTGCCGATCCTTGCTTCGATGGTCGAGAGGGTTTCGGTGAACGCAACGAGTAGTGGAGTTTGCCAGCGACGCCCCGCCTTGACCTCGCCGCCGGCCGTTTCCCTGTACTGATACACCAAGAGCTCGGTTTGGTCGCCGGTCTTGGGTCGACACAAGAGAAGCTCTCCAGCGCGCGTCAGAGTGCCCGACGAGGTTGAAAGCGCTAGCAACGTTAGCAGGTCGGACAGGGCTGTACCGCTAACGTCTCTAGGGTTTGAGGGGGAGGTACGGAGCATCGATCTGAGGAGCAACTCTGCGGCGTCGTCGACATCCTCAATGGGCCTTCCGCTTTCGCCATCACTCCAGTCCGTTCCTCTGCGCTCTTCGTGCAGGCGAGCTAGCTCGCCTGTTGACATGGGAACACATGTGTCTTCGAGTCGGCGCTTTGGGGCCTGGCCGTCGGCCAAGTACACGTCTAGGCCCTCCTGAACAGTGATCTCCAGAAGACGCGTGCCTCTGTATATGAACTCTTTGACGATGACGTCGAGGCCAGGTTTCGTCTTCTGATATATGCGCTGCCTTACCCAAGCTGGCTCCAAATCAGTTCCCACGAGGGCTCCGATGCCGGGCTCGTCGTCTTTAACTCCTACGACTATCTTGCCTCCTGCGGCGTTAGCGAAGCATGCGGCAGTGGCCGCTAGTATTGAGATGGTCTCCTCGCGAGAGCGGCCCTGACGCTTGAAATCAAGGCCTTGGTGCTCCTGTTTGTCGGCGCGTGTACCTGCTACGATTTTGTCGAGTGCGTCGTTTGAGTCCACCACCGCATCCTTTGGGGCGCGCGCCAACTTGCGCTTCCCCCAAAGTAAGCCAAAGCCGTCCGCAATGCAAGCCAGGGTTCACGGCTAGTAACCGTTGTGAGAAGCGGCCCTAGCCTCTATGCACCTCTGGTCGACACCAAGTGGACGCGGTGTTTCGAAGTCGATGGTAGTACGTCGACCCCAAGAGGCCACGGCGCACGCCACGCTGTAACCTCATGACCCAGAGCGAGCCCGCAGACGCCATGCACCGTATCTACCTTGTCGAGGACGAACCCAAGCTGGCCACCATGCTGGCCGCGCACCTGGAGCGCTACGGCTACGAGGTCGTCATCGCGCGGCGCTTCGACGACCTCAAGAACGAGTTCCTCGCCTCCGGCGCCGGCCTGGTGCTCCTCGACGTGAACCTGCCCTGGTACGACGGCTTCTACTGGTGCCGCCAGATCCGGACGGCCTCCAACGCGCCCGTGATCTTCATCTCGGCGCGCTCCAGCGGGATGGACCAGGTGCTGGCCATCGACAACGGCGGCGACGACTACATCGTCAAACCGTTCAACCTCGAGGTCGTCACGGCCAAGGTGCGTGGCGCCCTGCGGCGCGCGTACGGCGAGTACTCGAACGCCAGCGAGCAGACCGTGACGTCCGCCGGCCTAGCCTTCGACCCCCTGCGGTTGGTAGTCGCCTTCGACGGCCGCCAGGTGGAGCTGAGCCGCAACGAGGGGCAGCTCCTCGAGGTCCTGCTGAGGGCCGACGGCAAGGTCGTCGGGCGGGAGGCGCTCCTCGAGGCCTTGTGGGACGACGCGGCGTTCGTCGACGACAACACGCTCACCGTGAACGTGAACCGCCTGCGCAAGAAGTTGGCGGAGCTGGGCCTCGGCGACGCGGTCCGGACCGTGCGGGGCGCCGGTTACGCGCTGCAGCCCCCAGGGGGCCCAGGATGACGCGCCGGGTGACATGCGGGGTGAGGCACCGGCTTACGTGCAGAGTTACGCGGAGAGTTACGCGTCGGGTGACGCTCGGTGTGCCGTGCAGTGCGAAGCGCAGTGCGACGCACAGTGCGATGTACCGCTGCGTTCGTGCATGGGTCCGAAGCGGGCCCCGCCGGCTATGAGGCCTCGCGACTATCTGCTCGATCGCCTGCCCCTCATCCTCGGCTTCGCGGTCGCGCTCCTCTTCCTCCTGCTGGTCGTGCACCTGGCCGTCGCGCGGTTGCGCGCGGTCGATGCCGGCTACCTCCTCCTGCTCGGTGCGGTGAGCGGCGCCGTCTGCCTGCTCGTCGACCACCAGCGGCAGCGTCCGTTCCGCAAGGCGGTAGCGCGTGCGCTGGGGGCCGACCGTGAGGCGGACGCGAAGAACGGTTTCGCGCTCCTCCAGCTCCCTCCCGCCAAATCGCGCGAGCAGCGCGCGCTCGCCGAACTCCTGACGCACTCGCAGCGTTCGGCGCTGGAGGCGTTGCAGCGCCACCGGCGCAGCGCGGAGGAGCATAGGGCGTTCGTAGACCTCTGGGTGCATCACATGAAGACGCCCCTTGCCGTGCTGGAGGTGACGGTCCAGCAACAGGACGGCCAGGGTCAGGACGCCGACAGCGAGTGGCGGAGCGTCCGGGAGGAGGTCGACGAGCTCGGGCGCGGCTTGGAGCTGATGCTCGCCGCCTCCCGACTCGAGCGGTTCGAGCTCGACTTGAGGCTGGTCACCGTGGACTTGGTCGGGGTAGTCCGGGCGAGCGTGAACGAGCTCAGGCGGGCCTGGATCCGCAGCGGCGTCTTCCCGAGCGTCGATGCACCAAGCGGGCCAGTCGAGGTCGAGACCGACCCGAAGTGGCTCCAGGTCGTACTGCGCCAGCTCCTCACCAACGCGATGAAGTACAGCGAGGCCGGGCAGAAGGTCACGGTCGGCATCCGACCGCTTGGCGGCGGCGGGGCGACGGTCAGTGTGTCGGACGACGGCATCGGTATCCCACCGGAGGACGTGCCGCGCGTGTTCGATCGGTTCTTCACGGGTGCCAACGGCAGGCGCACGAAGGCGTCGACGGGCATGGGGCTCTTCCTGGCCGCGGAGGTCTGCAGGCGCCTGGGGCACGAGCTGTCGGTCGAGTCGCGCGTCGGGCAGGGTTCGACCTTCACGGTCGAGCTGAGGCCGGAGGGGATCCACAGGTTGCTGTGAAGCCCGGGTGACAGCCTCGTAAGGTTCGCCCGGCGCATGTAAGGTCCGGCGCTGGCAGGCCTCGGCGGTGCGCGGCTACGCTCCTTCCATCACGAGCGGGCCCCGCCGGAACGGCGGACCGCGTCACCGGAGGTAAGCATCCTGATGTCTCAGACTGCAAGCGCCACTACGCACGGCCACCGGGCCGTCCTTGAAGCGGCCGGTCTCACGAAGGTCTACGGCTCGGCGAACGGCACCGCCCATACCGCGCTGGACGGCTTCGACCTGCGCATCCTCCCCGGCGAGTTCCTAGGCGTGATGGGTCCGTCCGGCAGCGGCAAGACGACCCTGCTGAACATGCTAGCCACCATCGATTCGCCGACCGCAGGTAGCCTGCGCATAGCCGGCGCGGACCCGAGCGGCATGCGACCGACCGACCTCGCGCTTTTCCGCCGCCGCCGGCTCGGCTTCGTGTTCCAGGAGTTCAACCTCCTCGACACCCTCACCGTGCGGGAGAACATCCTGCTGCCACTCGTCCTCGACAACGTCAAGGTCGACGAGATGGAGCGCCGCCTCGCCAGCGTGACGGAGCGCCTCGGCATCGGCGCGCTGCTGGAGCGACGTCCTTACGAGATCTCGGGTGGTCAGCAGCAGCGCGTGGCCATCGCCCGCGCCATCATCCCGGGGCCCGACCTGGTGTTGGCCGACGAGTTGACCGGCAACCTCGACTCCAAGAGCGCCCTCGACGTCATGCGGACGTTGCAGGGCCTCAACGACGACGGCGTAACCGTCGTGATGGTCACCCACGACCCGTTCGCCGCGAGCTTCTGCAAGCGCATCGTCTTCATCAAGGACGGCAACCGCTTCGGGGAACTGGTGCGGGGCGTGAACCGGCAGGCGTTCTTCCAGCAGGTCCTGGACGCGCTCAGCGTGATGGGAGGGGGCGTCGATGACGTTCAGGCAGCTCGCACTTAGCAACATCAGGGGCAGCGCCCTCCGCTACGCGGCCTTCTTCCTGAGCAGCACCTTCTCCGTCGTCCTGTTCTTCGTCTACGCGCAGTTCATCATGCACCCGGACGTGGCCGGCGGCTACATCTACGGCGGCGACGCGACGCGGGTCGTGCTCACCGTGTGCGAGGTGCTCGTAGCCGTCTTCGCGTTCTTCTTCGTGCTCTACTCCAGCGGCGCCTTCCTGCGTGCCCGCAACCAAGAGTTCGGTCTCCTCTCACTGATGGGAACGACCCGCGGTCAGCTCAGGCGGCTCATCTGGCTCGAGAACTCCATCCTGTCGGTGGGCGCCATCGCTGTCGGCATCGGCCTGGGGCTCCTGCTCTCGCGCCTGTTCCTGCTTGGCATCAGTCGGATCCTCGGCCTGGACGAGCCCATCCGGTTCCTCTTCGTGCCGAACGCCATCCTCCTCACCGCCGTCAGCTTCCTCGCGCTGTTCCAGCTCGTCACCTTGGTTGGCGGCCTCAGGATCGGCCGGCAGGAGGTCGTCGAACTCATGCGGGCCGCCCGGAAGCCGCGCACCGTGCCGCGCGCCTCGCCGCTGCTAGCGGTTTTGGGAGCCGCGCTGGTCGTGGCCGGCTACGTCGTCGCCATGCGGGTGGAAGGAGCCGGGGTCGTGCTCGCTTTCGTACCCGTCGTGACCATCGTAGTGCTGGGCACGTTCCTCCTCTTCACGCACGGCAGCGTCCTCGTGCTGCGCCTGCTGCGTGGGGCCAAGGCCAGTTACTTGAGGGGCACGCGCATGCTGGTCGTGTCGCAGCTCATCTTCCGGGTGCGCGACAACGCCCGCCTCCTGGCCACCATCGCGACCCTGAGCGCCGTGGTCCTGGCTGCTGCCGGGTCGTTCTACGTCTTCAACCGCGGTTTCGAGCAGGGCCTCGAAGGCATGTACCAACAGGAGCTGGCGTTCGTGGAGAGGTCGGATGGCAGGCCGAGCCTCGCGTCGTCCGAGGTCGACAGCGTCCTGGCTCGCAACGAGGTCATTCCGACAGTGAAGGCTTCAGCAGTCATCCACGAGCTGCGGTTCAGCGACCTGGACGACGGTGCGGACGACGGTTGGCTCGTGCTCGTAGGTGCGAGCGACTACGCGGCTCTCGCCCGGGCGGCGGGGTTCCCCGCTGAGGCCGTGGCTGAGACCGCTGCTGACGTCGCGTCCGAGACCGGTGCCGAGACCGCTGCTGGGGCCACAGCCGGGACCTCTGCTCCTTCTTGCACTGCTCTGCGCTTGTCGGACGGCGTTGCTGTCCTGGGTGACGGCGGGGTCGAGGCTGCTCGCGTAGCCCCGCCGATCACCATGCCCCCCGGCCTGCAAGGCCGGTGGTACGTGGTCGACGACTCGGCACTCGCCGGCCTGCCTACCGGGGGTCGCGAGTACGCCCCGGCCACGCTCTGGTTGTACGACTGGCCGGAGGGCGCTGCAACGCGGCGCCTGGAGTCGGAGCTGCAGCAGGCGGTCATGGCGGCTGCGCCCCGCCAGGACGTCGATGCCCGCTTCATGGGGGTGCGCCAGATCAGGCAGACGCTCGGGCTGTCGATGTTCGCCGGCGTGTTCGTGTCCCTACTCTTCTTCATCGGAGCGGGCAGCCTGATCTACTTCAAGCTGTTCACCGAACTGGGCGAGGATCGCCGGCTGCATGGGCGCCTGCGCAGGATAGGCGTGACGCCCGGCGAGTCGGCGAAGGTCGTCACCGCACAGATCGCCGTCATCTACCTGCTGCCCTTCGCGCTGGGAGCGCTCCATGCGGGCTTCGCGCTCGACGCGCTAGGCAGCCTCCTCATGCAGGACGTGACGCGTTACACCCTCGTGGTGATCGGCCTCTTCGCCGCCGTCCAGGGCGCGTTCTTCCTGCTCACGCGCTGGACTTACCTGC is a window encoding:
- a CDS encoding putative DNA binding domain-containing protein; the encoded protein is MDSNDALDKIVAGTRADKQEHQGLDFKRQGRSREETISILAATAACFANAAGGKIVVGVKDDEPGIGALVGTDLEPAWVRQRIYQKTKPGLDVIVKEFIYRGTRLLEITVQEGLDVYLADGQAPKRRLEDTCVPMSTGELARLHEERRGTDWSDGESGRPIEDVDDAAELLLRSMLRTSPSNPRDVSGTALSDLLTLLALSTSSGTLTRAGELLLCRPKTGDQTELLVYQYRETAGGEVKAGRRWQTPLLVAFTETLSTIEARIGTTPVSLPNGQQLQIQDYPVAAVREAIANALTHGDHRDRQPVYVEHSPQLLDVRSPGPLVSGISPANILTHPPKPRFPKLAEAMRACGLAERWGQGIDRMYKEMIRSGRSVPIVEVAAGDQPETTVRFLGGPPNSRITKFISTLPVNEQDDTDTLLVVATLASRRTVNAKQLAGTIQRGPEAAQAVLMRLAQGSAQLLEPTPRTHGRKHPDYRLRSEAVAALGPALAYQSRPQADIDRKVRDHVREYGTINSAAVQRMLDVDVYAARDVLRKLVNRKILVRTSEQRRGIAVKYGPGARFPSTPRKSALATTSAVAPLFDSTNVEEGPVE
- a CDS encoding ABC transporter ATP-binding protein; this encodes MSQTASATTHGHRAVLEAAGLTKVYGSANGTAHTALDGFDLRILPGEFLGVMGPSGSGKTTLLNMLATIDSPTAGSLRIAGADPSGMRPTDLALFRRRRLGFVFQEFNLLDTLTVRENILLPLVLDNVKVDEMERRLASVTERLGIGALLERRPYEISGGQQQRVAIARAIIPGPDLVLADELTGNLDSKSALDVMRTLQGLNDDGVTVVMVTHDPFAASFCKRIVFIKDGNRFGELVRGVNRQAFFQQVLDALSVMGGGVDDVQAART
- a CDS encoding FtsX-like permease family protein, which codes for MTFRQLALSNIRGSALRYAAFFLSSTFSVVLFFVYAQFIMHPDVAGGYIYGGDATRVVLTVCEVLVAVFAFFFVLYSSGAFLRARNQEFGLLSLMGTTRGQLRRLIWLENSILSVGAIAVGIGLGLLLSRLFLLGISRILGLDEPIRFLFVPNAILLTAVSFLALFQLVTLVGGLRIGRQEVVELMRAARKPRTVPRASPLLAVLGAALVVAGYVVAMRVEGAGVVLAFVPVVTIVVLGTFLLFTHGSVLVLRLLRGAKASYLRGTRMLVVSQLIFRVRDNARLLATIATLSAVVLAAAGSFYVFNRGFEQGLEGMYQQELAFVERSDGRPSLASSEVDSVLARNEVIPTVKASAVIHELRFSDLDDGADDGWLVLVGASDYAALARAAGFPAEAVAETAADVASETGAETAAGATAGTSAPSCTALRLSDGVAVLGDGGVEAARVAPPITMPPGLQGRWYVVDDSALAGLPTGGREYAPATLWLYDWPEGAATRRLESELQQAVMAAAPRQDVDARFMGVRQIRQTLGLSMFAGVFVSLLFFIGAGSLIYFKLFTELGEDRRLHGRLRRIGVTPGESAKVVTAQIAVIYLLPFALGALHAGFALDALGSLLMQDVTRYTLVVIGLFAAVQGAFFLLTRWTYLRALRPAG
- a CDS encoding sensor histidine kinase; amino-acid sequence: MRPRDYLLDRLPLILGFAVALLFLLLVVHLAVARLRAVDAGYLLLLGAVSGAVCLLVDHQRQRPFRKAVARALGADREADAKNGFALLQLPPAKSREQRALAELLTHSQRSALEALQRHRRSAEEHRAFVDLWVHHMKTPLAVLEVTVQQQDGQGQDADSEWRSVREEVDELGRGLELMLAASRLERFELDLRLVTVDLVGVVRASVNELRRAWIRSGVFPSVDAPSGPVEVETDPKWLQVVLRQLLTNAMKYSEAGQKVTVGIRPLGGGGATVSVSDDGIGIPPEDVPRVFDRFFTGANGRRTKASTGMGLFLAAEVCRRLGHELSVESRVGQGSTFTVELRPEGIHRLL
- a CDS encoding response regulator transcription factor; its protein translation is MTQSEPADAMHRIYLVEDEPKLATMLAAHLERYGYEVVIARRFDDLKNEFLASGAGLVLLDVNLPWYDGFYWCRQIRTASNAPVIFISARSSGMDQVLAIDNGGDDYIVKPFNLEVVTAKVRGALRRAYGEYSNASEQTVTSAGLAFDPLRLVVAFDGRQVELSRNEGQLLEVLLRADGKVVGREALLEALWDDAAFVDDNTLTVNVNRLRKKLAELGLGDAVRTVRGAGYALQPPGGPG